One region of Marivirga arenosa genomic DNA includes:
- a CDS encoding winged helix-turn-helix domain-containing protein, which yields MFEPLDPLLHSQLRLAIMSLLMNLEEADFNYIKEKTGATAGNLSVQVNKLKDANYIKVEKSFKDNYPHTSCSITEKGVDAFESYLNALRSYIKPTD from the coding sequence ATGTTTGAGCCATTAGATCCATTATTACATTCTCAATTACGCTTAGCTATAATGAGCTTATTGATGAATTTAGAGGAAGCGGATTTTAATTACATTAAAGAAAAGACTGGTGCTACGGCAGGTAATTTAAGTGTTCAGGTGAATAAGTTAAAAGATGCTAATTATATAAAGGTTGAGAAATCCTTTAAAGATAATTATCCTCACACGAGTTGTAGCATAACAGAAAAGGGTGTTGATGCTTTTGAATCTTACTTAAATGCATTAAGGTCATACATCAAACCAACAGATTAA
- a CDS encoding MBL fold metallo-hydrolase, whose protein sequence is MNIEQIYTGCLAQGAYYIESNGEAAIIDPLRESAPYIEKAQKDGAKIKYIFETHFHADFVSGHVDLAEKTGATIVYGPGAKTDFDMHEAKDGEIFEIGDIKIKVLHTPGHTLESSTFLLIDKDGKEKAIFSGDTLFIGDVGRPDLAQKAGKITQEDLAGYLYDSLRNKIMTLPDDVVVYPAHGAGSACGKNMSKETTDLLGNQKKTNYALRADMTKEEFIQEVTDGLLPPPQYFAQNVAMNKSADTSGLDKILEKGNVGLDVDTFEAMANHEGALVLDTRHQEEFAKEHIPNSIFIGIDGGFAPWVGALIPDLQQPIVFIAEDGREEEIVTRLSRVGYDNTLGFLKGGLKAWKEAGKETDSVVSIPATALAEKVKNEELTILDVRKPSEYQSEHVENAQNFPLDYINENFDELDKDKEYHVHCAGGYRSMIASSILKSRGVHNLVDIAGGFKAISETDIPKTDYVCPSTLK, encoded by the coding sequence ATGAACATAGAACAAATTTATACAGGATGTTTAGCGCAAGGCGCATACTACATTGAAAGCAACGGAGAGGCTGCAATCATTGATCCATTAAGAGAATCTGCTCCTTATATTGAAAAAGCACAAAAAGACGGTGCTAAAATCAAATATATTTTTGAAACTCACTTTCACGCAGATTTCGTTTCAGGTCATGTTGATTTAGCAGAAAAAACTGGCGCTACTATTGTATATGGTCCTGGTGCAAAAACTGATTTTGACATGCACGAAGCTAAGGACGGTGAGATTTTTGAAATTGGTGATATCAAAATCAAAGTTTTACACACTCCTGGTCACACTTTAGAAAGCTCAACTTTCTTGTTAATTGACAAAGATGGAAAGGAAAAAGCTATTTTCAGTGGTGATACTTTATTTATAGGGGATGTTGGAAGACCTGATTTAGCTCAAAAAGCAGGTAAAATTACTCAAGAAGACTTAGCTGGTTATTTATATGATAGCTTAAGAAATAAAATCATGACATTACCTGATGATGTAGTAGTTTATCCTGCGCACGGTGCTGGTTCTGCTTGTGGTAAAAACATGAGTAAAGAAACTACCGACTTATTAGGTAATCAAAAGAAAACAAACTACGCTTTAAGAGCTGACATGACGAAAGAGGAATTCATCCAAGAAGTTACTGATGGATTATTACCTCCTCCACAATATTTCGCTCAAAACGTAGCAATGAATAAATCAGCTGATACTTCAGGATTAGATAAAATTTTAGAAAAAGGTAATGTTGGTTTAGATGTTGATACTTTCGAAGCTATGGCTAACCACGAAGGTGCTTTAGTATTAGATACTCGTCATCAAGAAGAATTTGCTAAAGAGCATATTCCGAACTCAATCTTTATTGGTATCGATGGAGGTTTTGCTCCATGGGTTGGCGCTTTAATTCCTGACTTACAGCAACCTATTGTATTTATTGCTGAAGACGGACGCGAAGAGGAAATCGTTACAAGATTATCAAGAGTAGGATACGACAACACTTTAGGTTTCTTAAAAGGTGGTCTTAAAGCATGGAAAGAAGCAGGTAAAGAAACTGACTCTGTAGTATCTATTCCAGCTACTGCTTTAGCTGAGAAAGTTAAAAATGAAGAACTAACTATTTTAGATGTTAGAAAACCGAGCGAATACCAGTCAGAACATGTTGAAAATGCTCAAAACTTCCCATTAGATTATATCAATGAGAACTTTGACGAATTAGACAAAGATAAAGAATACCATGTTCACTGTGCTGGAGGATATCGTTCAATGATTGCTTCATCTATCTTAAAATCTAGAGGGGTTCATAACCTTGTAGATATCGCAGGTGGATTCAAAGCAATTAGCGAAACAGATATCCCTAAGACGGATTATGTTTGTCCATCTACTTTAAAATAA
- a CDS encoding ATP-binding protein: MFKQVLFFILPFLLLINFSIFAQHRAEKLYEESNTCFDNSDYDCVVIKLEEILSSSEHDAFSEDFILKVYQKITESYYQLGDFQNTLKYVEKSLSLTSGDYKPFYYAEAKKVKAHVLWRKGENVASINEILESIKSFEHLHDTSKIIESSNILAGIYVSIADYKEAENIYEKMLQIALERNDSAKIAENYEYKGIVKFFDGKFDSAIYYYDESLKINQKLQKPIESSINFANIGEAYFKMNNYVQASNYLLKAIELQKEYSFNSGLIFSLFTLGNVYTNQNEYDSGQYYYDQSIELMYETGETRELQLVYMLKSENFAKRGDFESAYLAYKTHTQLKDSIFNLEKDRHLNEIRVQYNLERKENENLLLKLQNEEKALEVEAKQRLINYQFVFGGFILIFLIVSVVLAIKLNRAKHTLTVANKSKDKLFGIIAHDLKGPIKNIDTMLKLLKNEKEESMKSEYFKYLDQTVHNLIDLTNQLLSWTFSNKGDFNFNIKNLDLKSISKDTVGLFEYELSSKNISVDNSIPEEIKVLADENALLTIFRNILSNAIKFTKNGGNINLTAEPKDGSVQIIISDSGIGMSANAIEKALQGKHVNSSSGTANEKGSGLGFSIIIEFVKKLNGSLDIKSDPNTGTKVMLQLPKVK; this comes from the coding sequence ATGTTTAAACAAGTACTGTTTTTTATTCTTCCTTTTCTTCTATTAATAAATTTCTCAATTTTCGCTCAACATCGTGCTGAGAAATTATACGAGGAATCAAATACTTGCTTTGATAATTCAGATTATGATTGTGTGGTAATTAAATTGGAGGAAATATTATCTTCCTCCGAACATGATGCTTTTTCTGAAGACTTTATCTTGAAGGTTTATCAAAAGATCACAGAAAGCTATTATCAGTTAGGTGATTTTCAAAATACATTAAAATACGTAGAAAAATCTTTATCGTTAACTTCCGGTGATTATAAACCATTTTATTATGCAGAAGCTAAGAAAGTAAAAGCTCATGTATTATGGCGAAAGGGAGAAAATGTTGCTTCTATTAATGAAATTTTAGAAAGCATTAAATCATTTGAACATCTTCATGATACTTCTAAAATTATAGAATCTTCAAATATTTTAGCAGGAATATATGTGAGCATAGCAGATTATAAAGAAGCTGAAAATATTTATGAAAAAATGCTGCAAATAGCTTTAGAGCGGAATGATTCAGCTAAGATTGCAGAGAATTATGAATATAAAGGGATCGTTAAATTTTTCGATGGGAAATTCGATTCCGCTATATATTATTACGATGAAAGCTTAAAAATTAATCAGAAGCTACAAAAGCCAATTGAAAGCTCGATCAATTTTGCAAACATAGGAGAAGCATATTTTAAAATGAATAATTATGTTCAAGCCTCTAACTACTTATTAAAAGCCATTGAGTTACAGAAAGAATATAGCTTTAATTCAGGGTTAATATTTTCATTATTTACCTTAGGTAATGTGTATACTAATCAAAATGAATATGATAGCGGTCAATATTATTATGATCAATCTATCGAGTTGATGTATGAAACTGGTGAGACTAGAGAATTACAATTGGTATACATGCTAAAATCAGAAAATTTTGCTAAAAGAGGAGATTTTGAGAGTGCCTACTTAGCGTATAAAACACATACTCAGCTGAAAGATTCAATATTTAATTTGGAAAAAGACCGTCACCTGAATGAGATTAGAGTACAGTATAATTTAGAGAGAAAAGAAAATGAGAATTTACTATTAAAACTTCAGAATGAAGAAAAGGCTTTAGAGGTTGAAGCAAAACAAAGGCTAATAAATTATCAATTTGTTTTTGGAGGGTTTATCCTTATTTTTCTAATAGTATCAGTTGTCTTAGCTATAAAATTAAATAGAGCAAAGCATACATTAACTGTTGCAAACAAGAGCAAGGATAAGTTATTTGGAATTATTGCGCATGATTTAAAAGGACCTATTAAAAATATTGATACAATGCTTAAACTTCTAAAAAATGAAAAGGAAGAGAGCATGAAGTCTGAGTATTTTAAATATTTAGATCAAACCGTCCATAATTTAATTGACCTTACCAATCAGCTACTTTCATGGACCTTCAGTAATAAGGGAGACTTTAACTTCAATATAAAAAATCTTGATCTGAAGAGTATTTCTAAAGATACGGTAGGATTGTTCGAATATGAATTAAGCTCTAAAAATATATCCGTTGATAATTCAATACCAGAGGAAATTAAAGTATTAGCTGATGAAAATGCTCTGCTCACCATATTTCGAAACATACTTTCAAATGCCATTAAATTTACCAAGAATGGAGGTAATATAAATTTAACTGCTGAACCTAAAGATGGTTCAGTTCAAATCATTATTTCAGATAGTGGGATTGGTATGAGTGCTAATGCTATTGAAAAAGCATTACAAGGGAAACATGTAAATAGTAGCTCAGGAACGGCAAATGAAAAGGGTAGCGGATTAGGCTTTTCAATTATAATTGAATTTGTGAAAAAATTAAATGGATCACTTGATATAAAAAGTGATCCAAATACTGGTACTAAAGTAATGCTACAGTTACCAAAAGTAAAATAG
- a CDS encoding tetratricopeptide repeat protein yields the protein MNNLRISLVVIFVVFFNMQFSNAQKKDSLMYQAYLLSSESLWESALNQYSSDLWSLDKAVAYYGLLNNTMIHSNEDKFDEYVEQALDYLETMEEKGLHTAEAIAMRSSIYGFIMAYYPWKGMYYGPKSSNAIEKALKTNTESSIVNMVLGISLFYTPESFGGNKQAAVEAFQKSVDLYEEQGYNGWLYLNTLANLGKAHQAVGQNQEAINVYEKALAVEPNFKWVSRKLLPDAKRSK from the coding sequence ATGAATAATTTAAGAATAAGTTTAGTAGTCATTTTTGTAGTGTTTTTTAATATGCAATTCAGCAATGCACAAAAGAAAGATAGTTTAATGTATCAAGCCTATCTGCTTAGCAGTGAAAGTTTATGGGAGTCCGCACTTAATCAATACAGTAGTGATTTGTGGTCTTTAGACAAAGCAGTTGCTTATTACGGGCTTTTGAATAATACAATGATTCATTCGAATGAAGATAAGTTTGATGAGTATGTAGAACAGGCCTTAGATTACCTTGAGACAATGGAGGAAAAAGGACTTCATACTGCAGAAGCCATAGCCATGCGTTCATCTATTTATGGATTTATAATGGCATACTATCCATGGAAAGGTATGTATTATGGTCCTAAAAGCTCCAATGCGATTGAAAAGGCTTTGAAAACGAATACTGAATCCTCCATAGTGAATATGGTGTTGGGCATCTCTTTATTTTACACACCAGAATCCTTTGGTGGAAACAAGCAGGCAGCAGTAGAAGCTTTTCAGAAATCTGTGGATTTATATGAAGAACAGGGGTACAATGGATGGCTTTATCTCAATACACTTGCTAATCTTGGAAAGGCTCATCAAGCAGTTGGTCAAAATCAAGAAGCAATAAATGTATATGAAAAGGCATTGGCAGTTGAGCCTAATTTTAAATGGGTATCAAGAAAGCTGTTGCCTGATGCTAAGAGAAGCAAATAA
- a CDS encoding Crp/Fnr family transcriptional regulator has protein sequence MKQKIEEVLERTPFEPELKEEIIKSGRLKKAKAGQTVITPDDDAQEMPLVMSGLLRVMRNDDNGNEVFLYYLEGGETCAMSITCCLEGKRSSFHVIAEEDSELWMMPVSNLDNWITKYRNFRRFVFNSYQTRFDELLHTIDSMVFMKLDERLYNYLLDKKTASGSFEIKKTHQQIANELNTSRVVVSRLLKKLEKEDKIEQRRNIIEIL, from the coding sequence ATGAAACAAAAGATTGAAGAAGTATTAGAAAGAACTCCTTTTGAGCCAGAATTAAAGGAGGAGATTATTAAATCTGGAAGGTTAAAAAAAGCAAAAGCAGGTCAAACTGTTATTACTCCGGATGATGATGCTCAAGAAATGCCTTTAGTAATGTCGGGATTATTGCGTGTTATGCGAAATGATGATAATGGAAACGAAGTTTTTCTCTACTATTTAGAAGGAGGAGAAACATGTGCTATGTCTATCACTTGCTGCTTAGAAGGCAAAAGAAGTTCTTTTCATGTTATTGCTGAAGAAGATTCAGAACTTTGGATGATGCCTGTATCTAACCTAGATAATTGGATCACGAAATACAGAAACTTTAGAAGGTTTGTTTTCAATTCTTATCAAACCAGATTCGATGAGCTATTACATACTATTGATAGTATGGTTTTCATGAAATTGGATGAAAGATTATATAATTACTTATTAGATAAGAAAACTGCTAGTGGTTCCTTTGAAATTAAGAAAACACATCAGCAAATTGCCAATGAATTGAATACTTCCAGAGTAGTAGTTTCTAGGCTTTTAAAAAAGCTGGAAAAGGAGGATAAAATTGAACAGCGAAGAAATATTATTGAAATTCTATAA
- a CDS encoding OprD family outer membrane porin, whose product MKKYSYIIAFFILSTAALAQNNHQQYEGIDSVKHGSFNPNEAHSFHEWFKNGHVSGLFRSNTIQTFRPSSNSFHAASGLGGRIYYHSAYWHGLQVGVGGIYTYNILSTDLSETADHEFNPKWEHQLFDLEDPQNKHDLDRLEELFIKYRFKDSYIKFGKMVLNTPLVNPQDSRMKPSAFQGLWLDWNEGHKFEINGGFLNKVSPRSTTEWISMSESIGLYDRLLGDDTTHREVHTKGLALLGGHYIPNEHISFHSWQYYIENVSFITFNQLEFDVRDLNFGLQYYYQSTTHENEYTDIDHTNHTISARAKWVGDRLQISYNHTQSLSDNGIIFPSEWGGEPFYTTISRHRIIGLENVNSKALKLDLQPFDNWKSLNIGIYGVNSSFNNSNEESSLTQLSFDMQTQFRGEWSDLRLRLLNSYFIPKGYQEEHFHYESIFHSQLILNYRF is encoded by the coding sequence ATGAAAAAATATTCATATATAATTGCGTTCTTTATTCTATCAACAGCTGCACTAGCTCAAAATAATCATCAGCAATATGAAGGGATTGATTCAGTAAAACATGGTTCATTTAATCCTAATGAAGCTCATAGTTTTCATGAATGGTTTAAAAATGGTCATGTGAGTGGTCTATTCAGATCTAATACAATTCAAACCTTCAGACCTAGCAGCAATAGCTTTCATGCAGCTTCTGGTTTAGGTGGAAGAATTTATTACCACAGTGCGTATTGGCATGGATTACAAGTGGGAGTTGGTGGTATTTATACCTATAACATTCTATCAACAGACTTAAGTGAAACAGCGGATCATGAATTCAACCCAAAATGGGAACATCAGTTATTTGATTTAGAAGACCCTCAAAACAAACATGACCTCGATAGATTAGAAGAACTTTTTATAAAATACCGTTTTAAAGATTCATACATTAAATTTGGTAAAATGGTATTGAATACGCCATTAGTAAACCCTCAGGATTCCCGTATGAAGCCCTCTGCTTTTCAAGGTTTATGGTTAGATTGGAATGAGGGACATAAATTTGAAATTAATGGAGGGTTTTTAAACAAAGTCTCCCCTAGATCTACTACAGAGTGGATTAGCATGAGTGAAAGTATAGGTTTATATGATCGCCTTTTAGGGGATGATACTACTCATCGTGAAGTTCACACTAAAGGATTAGCATTATTGGGAGGCCATTACATCCCCAATGAGCATATCAGTTTTCATTCGTGGCAATACTATATCGAGAATGTTAGCTTTATTACTTTTAATCAATTAGAGTTTGATGTTCGTGATTTAAATTTTGGACTTCAATATTATTACCAAAGCACGACTCATGAAAATGAATATACAGACATAGACCACACCAATCATACAATATCAGCAAGGGCAAAATGGGTCGGTGATAGATTGCAGATATCCTATAATCATACTCAATCATTATCTGACAATGGCATAATTTTCCCATCAGAATGGGGAGGCGAACCTTTCTATACCACAATAAGCCGCCATAGAATTATTGGGTTGGAGAATGTAAATTCTAAAGCCTTAAAATTGGATTTACAACCTTTTGATAATTGGAAATCATTAAATATTGGAATATATGGTGTGAATAGTTCATTTAATAATTCAAATGAAGAAAGCTCTCTGACTCAACTTAGTTTTGATATGCAAACACAATTCAGAGGCGAATGGAGTGATTTAAGACTTAGGTTATTGAACTCTTATTTTATTCCAAAAGGGTATCAAGAGGAGCACTTTCATTACGAAAGTATTTTCCACTCTCAATTGATATTAAATTATAGATTTTAA
- a CDS encoding ArsR/SmtB family transcription factor produces MDQMEVHNNNQKLADMAKILKAISNYNRLQIVQILLTEGEMTVNEICSRIETCEQSLISHHLAALKQAEILISRRSGRKIYYSSAKDELHKLLNCIENCCN; encoded by the coding sequence ATGGATCAGATGGAAGTTCATAATAACAATCAAAAATTAGCGGATATGGCCAAAATATTAAAAGCCATTTCAAATTATAATCGCCTACAGATTGTTCAAATATTACTAACTGAAGGTGAGATGACTGTAAATGAGATTTGCTCAAGAATTGAAACATGCGAACAATCATTAATTTCACATCACCTAGCAGCATTAAAACAAGCAGAAATTTTAATTTCAAGAAGATCAGGAAGAAAAATATATTACTCTTCAGCTAAAGATGAACTCCATAAATTATTGAACTGTATAGAAAACTGTTGTAACTAA
- a CDS encoding acyl-CoA thioesterase has product MAKQAKNPKDTYTIMTELVLPNDTNPLNNLMGGRLMHWMDIVSAIAAQKHCNRIVVTASVDNISFQHPIALGDVVTLEAKVTRAFSSSVEVHIVVKGENIPSGRKYASNSAFFTFVAVDQSGRPIDVPELVPETEEEKELFEGALRRRQLRLVLAKRMKPEEATELKSIFKLDQ; this is encoded by the coding sequence ATGGCAAAACAAGCAAAAAATCCAAAAGATACTTATACTATCATGACTGAGCTGGTATTACCTAATGATACCAATCCTCTTAATAATTTAATGGGAGGACGGCTGATGCATTGGATGGATATTGTTTCAGCCATAGCTGCACAAAAGCATTGTAATAGGATAGTGGTTACCGCTTCGGTGGATAATATATCATTTCAACATCCTATCGCTTTAGGAGATGTAGTAACACTTGAAGCTAAGGTAACCAGAGCTTTTAGTTCTTCAGTAGAAGTCCATATTGTTGTCAAGGGAGAAAATATACCATCAGGGCGTAAATATGCCTCAAACTCAGCCTTCTTTACATTTGTTGCAGTCGACCAATCGGGAAGACCAATAGATGTACCTGAATTGGTTCCTGAAACCGAAGAAGAGAAGGAGTTATTTGAAGGGGCATTAAGGAGAAGACAATTAAGACTTGTTTTAGCAAAAAGAATGAAGCCAGAAGAAGCTACTGAATTAAAATCTATTTTTAAATTAGATCAGTAA
- a CDS encoding carboxypeptidase-like regulatory domain-containing protein, with the protein MSSIYAQITISGKVVSIEGVLPGAHLWKKSNYKINDVTDANGFFRISGLKQGDTIICSFIGFKEYSFKVDASKDNMLIEMQSFSQQLEIVEVKASVLGAENFAFEKIKPLDIYKNPNSKADALVAITTQMSSTTKDENAAVAFRGASPQQTGYFLNGVPVKNPVKYAQLTNTGTLSIFNTDFLKSATVFPGNPPIECGQATSGTVVLELADRFPEYWQHTASISMANVGYSSRGQVGEKSHLGLFANYQFDGVLKNVNSVNFQDINSFNALEGGILFTTHQSWGSVKFYQYGLNDSYNFNFEHPSYQDGFLQDSERSLTTLQWIQNFGYWQASIVAGNSFNKKQFQFGNMNYHTSNTDPYAATNLTYSNQGDVFKSGYAYWGQNSWIVGSVPTLNYALAPDHPSVKIDMDDHLESHELYVYGRKKWRNQAFGSGVRTAFMPESNKQLWSYQFNYLLDITQNLKIKAGHGKYYQTRIDTERQIIQQAQTSLDLDFKGKRWAIHQSFFRNHGDSAITGSESRVSIFLRRNFQLDQSTSFYNQEGEWEWFARTFIKYNPLTDWTLNASFQAFKGNTYRLVNSTIYLSDLDVYAPTERSSIQLFSPYANISIGASKLFQFSNKLNGLIFINVSNVFDFKNENSITYDFDYSAYDHNLLTRRSLYAGIIFNFVND; encoded by the coding sequence ATGAGCAGTATATATGCACAAATCACAATATCTGGGAAGGTAGTTTCTATTGAAGGAGTACTTCCCGGGGCTCATCTTTGGAAGAAAAGTAATTACAAAATCAACGATGTTACGGATGCTAATGGTTTTTTTAGGATTTCAGGCTTGAAACAGGGTGATACTATAATCTGCAGCTTTATTGGATTCAAAGAATATTCATTTAAAGTTGATGCATCAAAAGATAATATGCTCATAGAAATGCAATCTTTTTCGCAGCAATTGGAAATAGTGGAAGTAAAGGCCAGTGTTTTAGGAGCCGAAAATTTTGCTTTTGAAAAAATAAAGCCTTTGGATATTTATAAAAATCCTAATTCGAAAGCTGATGCCTTAGTGGCCATAACTACACAGATGTCTTCCACTACCAAAGATGAGAATGCAGCAGTTGCTTTTAGAGGGGCTTCTCCTCAGCAGACCGGATATTTCTTAAATGGAGTGCCGGTGAAAAATCCTGTGAAATATGCTCAATTAACGAATACAGGTACATTAAGTATTTTCAATACAGACTTTCTCAAAAGTGCTACTGTCTTTCCAGGAAATCCACCAATAGAATGTGGGCAAGCTACTTCTGGCACTGTAGTGCTGGAGCTTGCAGATCGTTTTCCTGAATATTGGCAACATACCGCAAGTATTTCCATGGCTAATGTAGGCTATTCTAGTAGGGGTCAGGTTGGAGAAAAATCTCATCTCGGCTTATTTGCCAATTATCAATTTGACGGAGTCTTAAAGAATGTCAATTCAGTAAATTTTCAGGACATCAATAGTTTTAATGCATTGGAGGGGGGAATCCTTTTTACTACCCATCAATCGTGGGGTTCTGTCAAGTTCTATCAGTATGGTCTAAATGATTCCTATAATTTTAATTTTGAACACCCTAGTTATCAGGATGGTTTTTTACAAGATTCTGAAAGAAGCTTAACCACCCTGCAGTGGATTCAAAATTTCGGTTACTGGCAGGCATCTATTGTGGCAGGAAATTCTTTTAATAAAAAACAATTCCAATTCGGTAATATGAATTATCATACCAGTAATACCGATCCCTATGCGGCTACAAACCTTACCTATTCTAACCAAGGTGATGTTTTTAAGTCAGGTTATGCGTACTGGGGACAGAATAGTTGGATTGTTGGCAGTGTGCCCACTTTGAATTACGCACTTGCACCTGATCATCCTTCCGTGAAGATTGATATGGATGATCATTTGGAAAGCCATGAGCTTTATGTATATGGTAGGAAGAAATGGAGGAATCAAGCCTTCGGATCAGGGGTTCGGACAGCATTTATGCCTGAAAGTAATAAGCAATTGTGGAGTTATCAATTCAACTATTTGTTAGACATAACACAAAATTTAAAGATAAAAGCCGGACACGGAAAGTATTATCAAACTCGCATCGATACGGAAAGGCAAATAATACAGCAAGCTCAAACAAGTTTAGACCTAGACTTTAAAGGAAAAAGATGGGCTATTCATCAAAGTTTTTTTCGTAATCACGGTGATTCTGCCATCACAGGTAGTGAGAGTCGAGTGAGTATATTCTTAAGAAGAAATTTTCAATTAGATCAGTCTACATCTTTTTATAATCAAGAGGGTGAATGGGAATGGTTTGCCCGAACATTTATAAAATATAATCCTCTTACAGATTGGACCTTGAATGCTTCATTTCAAGCTTTTAAAGGAAATACTTATAGATTAGTGAATAGTACTATTTATCTATCAGATCTTGATGTTTATGCACCCACTGAGCGCTCTTCTATACAGTTATTTAGCCCTTATGCTAATATTTCTATTGGAGCTAGTAAACTTTTTCAATTTTCAAATAAATTGAATGGTCTGATTTTCATTAATGTGTCAAATGTCTTCGACTTTAAAAATGAAAACTCTATAACTTATGATTTCGACTACAGTGCTTATGACCATAATTTATTAACAAGAAGAAGTTTATATGCTGGAATTATCTTTAATTTTGTCAATGATTAG
- a CDS encoding PAS domain S-box protein: MKIEQKDWLIPFIYLILGVFWISLSDNLLFFMNEKFNWSTETVNAISKWKGILYVIITATLLYFLIKRKTHTLKLIKNDFQRLFQDNPNPMYIFEVSTQNILLANKAASSQYGYSSNEMSQLNLKDLRPYSEQARLQQHLKNLKEEFTDSGELLHMDKAGNYFYVNIFSHKTIYKGKECRIVNAININDKILAEIERENFQKALNKAALVSITGINGNIQEVNSEFCRVSGFSRKELVGQPIKVLESGYHTSNFWNEMWTQIKAGELWRADIKNKNKAGKEYWVDIVISPIKNHDGEIYKFMSISYDITEKKKLEHDQKNLLEDFTEYAFQTSHELRGPLTSMMGLTTIFEKYDDPSYVINKLKATAKQMDAVIRKMNESLSRTALNLIQEKRENQSSG, from the coding sequence ATGAAGATAGAACAAAAGGATTGGTTGATACCCTTTATTTATTTAATTCTTGGAGTATTCTGGATTAGCTTAAGCGATAATTTATTGTTCTTTATGAATGAAAAATTTAATTGGAGCACAGAGACAGTCAATGCAATTAGTAAATGGAAAGGTATATTATACGTAATTATTACTGCTACTTTATTATACTTTTTAATAAAAAGAAAAACACACACCTTAAAATTGATAAAGAATGACTTTCAGAGACTATTTCAGGACAACCCTAATCCCATGTATATTTTTGAAGTTAGCACACAAAATATTTTACTAGCTAACAAAGCAGCTAGCTCCCAGTACGGCTATTCTTCAAACGAAATGAGTCAATTAAACTTAAAAGACTTAAGGCCTTATTCAGAACAAGCAAGATTACAACAGCATTTAAAAAATCTAAAGGAGGAATTTACTGACAGTGGAGAATTGTTGCATATGGACAAAGCTGGAAATTACTTTTACGTTAATATTTTTTCACATAAAACCATCTATAAGGGAAAAGAATGTAGGATCGTAAATGCCATAAACATAAACGACAAAATACTGGCTGAAATCGAACGTGAAAACTTTCAAAAGGCACTTAACAAAGCTGCTTTAGTTTCAATTACAGGCATTAATGGAAATATACAAGAAGTTAACAGTGAGTTTTGCCGAGTAAGTGGATTTAGTAGAAAAGAATTAGTAGGACAGCCGATTAAAGTTTTAGAATCTGGATATCACACTTCCAATTTCTGGAACGAAATGTGGACACAAATTAAAGCAGGAGAATTGTGGAGAGCAGATATCAAAAATAAAAACAAAGCTGGAAAAGAATATTGGGTGGATATAGTGATAAGCCCCATCAAAAATCATGATGGTGAGATATACAAATTTATGTCAATCAGTTACGATATAACGGAAAAGAAAAAACTAGAACATGACCAGAAAAACCTATTAGAAGATTTTACGGAATATGCATTTCAGACCTCACATGAGCTCAGGGGGCCTTTAACTAGCATGATGGGATTGACCACCATATTTGAAAAATATGATGACCCCTCCTATGTTATAAATAAATTAAAAGCTACAGCCAAACAAATGGATGCAGTCATTAGGAAAATGAATGAAAGTCTAAGCCGAACTGCTTTAAATTTAATTCAAGAAAAAAGAGAAAATCAATCTTCCGGATAA